In one window of Synchiropus splendidus isolate RoL2022-P1 chromosome 15, RoL_Sspl_1.0, whole genome shotgun sequence DNA:
- the rgl2 gene encoding ral guanine nucleotide dissociation stimulator-like 2 isoform X1 gives MWVGPGARHRFRCVFVSHTISDLCTTATQLGHRRQTSRQMREHVELQNNLSPFILKVSRKLRGCSLSGLAGAKADPSVMKTTWYCPLDLSTVVEEENDGIIYTVVVKQQHGAPTSPLSSISRSQCVKAGTEEKLVLHLLHSFSLGDSSFVSIFLSTYRSFTSTARVLDILIDRLEDPPGESERSLTRQAFNKAVCSVFSAWLTEFPEDFQGLGEPSRLLRLAPLLPQDSTSAVDLRARVLRVAEELSERALLPDASRADVISPPSAPPHPGSFEPTNILEFPAAIVAEQLTRIETELFVRLVPYHCLGSLWSQRDKKGREGVCWSVRATVRQFNKLANAVLASSLWTTELRSQQRARLLEKWISIAEECRARKNFSSLYAIVSALQSNPIHRLRRTWQDTDREALRRYEELSEIFSDKDNYSQSRELLKEEGTSKYANLDSRLNNKFVNKSGVQGTVPYLGIFLTDLTMLDAAVKDRLDNGYINFDKRRREFEVLAQIRLLQSSCKNCVFTADPTFTRWYHSVPTLSEEESYRLSNEIESPSEPSPRGQTPAVIITQCPDLSSSRTSLPGDSDSLFDFPSPVNNLLSKLTKHMRSPSVSCLDVDTSPPTNDSTPATLTPSSPTKSHRRSASCGTNPATNTPGSGPDMRIIRIRMDLQDGNLYRSILVTSNDKTPTVVSAALEKHNQDHQQASKYELIQLLPEGKELLIPATGNVFYAMTSSSVDFLLRKKGGNTPLSSTPINTETSATFPRIKAKGRRLVRTLF, from the exons ATGTGGGTGGGCCCGGGAGCTCGCCACCGCTTCAGGTGTGTCTTTGTGAGCCACACCATAAGTGACCTCTGCACCACTGCGACGCAACTAGGTCACCGGCGACAGACGTCAAGGCAGATGAGAGAACATGTGGAGCTCCAGAACAACCTTTCTCCCTTCATCCTGAAGGTCTCCAGGAAGCTCCGGGGTTGCTCCCTGTCCGGACTTGCCGGAGCAAAG GCCGACCCCTCGGTGATGAAGACCACCTGGTACTGTCCCCTGGATCTG TCcacagtggtggaggaggagaacgacGGGATCATCTACACCGTGGTGGTGAAACAGCAGCACGGCGCCCCCACCAGTCCACTT TCCTCCATCTCTCGCTCTCAGTGTGTGAAGGCAGGAACGGAGGAGAAGCTGGTGCTGCATCTGCTTCACTCCTTCTCTCTGGGAGACTCCTCCTTCGTCTccatcttcctctccacctaCAGATCCTTCACTTCCACGGCCAGAGTGCTGGACATCCTCATCGACAG GCTTGAAGACCCGCccggagagagtgagaggagtCTCACCCGGCAGGCATTCAACAA AGCCGTGTGCTCGGTCTTCAGCGCCTGGCTGACGGAGTTCCCCGAGGACTTCCAGGGTCTCGGGGAGCCCTCCCGCCTCCTCAGGCTGGCCCCCCTCCTCCCGCAGGACTCCACCTCTGCGGTGGATCTGCGAGCTCGAGTCTTGAGGGTCGCGGAGGAGCTGAGCGAGCGAGCGCTGCTGCCTGACGCCTCCAGAG CAGATGTgatctctcctccctctgcgcCCCCCCATCCAGGGAGCTTCGAGCCCACCAACATCTTGGAGTTCCCGGCTGCCATCGTGGCCGAACAGCTGACCCGGATAGAGACG GAGCTGTTCGTGCGTCTGGTGCCGTACCACTGCCTCGGCTCGCTCTGGTCTCAGCGGGACAAGAAGGGGAGAGAGGGGGTCTGCTGGTCGGTCAGGGCCACCGTCCGTCAGTTCAACAAGCTGGCCAACGCGGTGCTGGCCTCCAGCCTCTGGACCACCGAGCTGCGCAGCCAGCAGAGGGCCCGGCTGCTGGAGAAGTGGATCAGCATCGCAGAG GAGTGTCGCGCACGAAAGAACTTCTCCTCGCTGTACGCCATCGTGTCGGCGCTGCAGAGTAACCCCATCCACCGGCTCCGGAGGACATGGCAGGACACAGACAG GGAGGCGCTGAGGAGATACGAGGAGCTCTCGGAAATCTTCTCTGACAAGGACAACTACTCTCAGAGCCGGGAGTTGCTGAAGGAG GAAGGGACGTCAAAATACGCAAACCTGGACTCCCGACTGAACAATAAATTTGTGAACAAG TCTGGTGTTCAGGGCACCGTGCCCTACCTGGGCATCTTCCTCACTGACCTCACCATGCTGGACGCAGCCGTCAAAGACCGACTGGAC AACGGCTACATCaacttcgacaagcgacggagA GAGTTTGAGGTTCTGGCTCAGATCCGTTTGCTCCAGTCTTCCTGTAAGAACTGCGTCTTCACGGCGGATCCGACCTTTACACGCTGGTACCACAGCGTCCCCACACTGagcgaggaggagag CTACAGACTGTCCAATGAGATTGAGTCGCCCAGTGAGCCCAGTCCCCGCGGTCAAACCCCAGCGGTCATCATCACGCAGTGTCCAGA CCTGAGTTCTTCTCGGACCAGTCTTCCCGGAGACAGCGACAGCCTCTTCGACTTCCCCTCTCCCGTCAACAACCTGCTCTCAAAGCTAACCAAG CACATGAGATCACCGTCCGTCTCCTGCCTGGACGTCGATACGTCGCCCCCCACCAACGACTCCACCCCCGCCACGCTGACGCCCTCCAGTCCAACCAAGTCTCACCGCCGCTCCGCCTCCTGCGGCACCAACCCTGCCACCAATACGCCAGGGTCCGGCCCAGACATGCGGATCATCCGGATCAGAATGGACCTCCAGGACGGAAACTTGTACCGGAGCATCCTG GTGACCAGCAACGACAAGACGCCCACCGTGGTCAGTGCCGCCTTAGAGAAGCACAACCAGGACCACCAACAGGCTTCCAAGTATGAGCTGATCCAACTGCTGCCTGAAGGCAAAG AACTTCTGATTCCAGCAACGGGGAACGTCTTCTATGCCATGACCTCCTCCAGCGTGGACTTCCTGCTGAGGAAAAAAGGCGGGAACACCCCTCTCAGCTCCACGCCAATCAACACGGAGACGAGCGCCACCTTTCCTCGAATCAAAGCCAAAGGCCGCAGACTTGTCAGGACTCTGTTTTGA
- the rgl2 gene encoding ral guanine nucleotide dissociation stimulator-like 2 isoform X2, whose amino-acid sequence MWVGPGARHRFRCVFVSHTISDLCTTATQLGHRRQTSRQMREHVELQNNLSPFILKVSRKLRGCSLSGLAGAKADPSVMKTTWYCPLDLSTVVEEENDGIIYTVVVKQQHGAPTSPLSSISRSQCVKAGTEEKLVLHLLHSFSLGDSSFVSIFLSTYRSFTSTARVLDILIDRLEDPPGESERSLTRQAFNKAVCSVFSAWLTEFPEDFQGLGEPSRLLRLAPLLPQDSTSAVDLRARVLRVAEELSERALLPDASRDVISPPSAPPHPGSFEPTNILEFPAAIVAEQLTRIETELFVRLVPYHCLGSLWSQRDKKGREGVCWSVRATVRQFNKLANAVLASSLWTTELRSQQRARLLEKWISIAEECRARKNFSSLYAIVSALQSNPIHRLRRTWQDTDREALRRYEELSEIFSDKDNYSQSRELLKEEGTSKYANLDSRLNNKFVNKSGVQGTVPYLGIFLTDLTMLDAAVKDRLDNGYINFDKRRREFEVLAQIRLLQSSCKNCVFTADPTFTRWYHSVPTLSEEESYRLSNEIESPSEPSPRGQTPAVIITQCPDLSSSRTSLPGDSDSLFDFPSPVNNLLSKLTKHMRSPSVSCLDVDTSPPTNDSTPATLTPSSPTKSHRRSASCGTNPATNTPGSGPDMRIIRIRMDLQDGNLYRSILVTSNDKTPTVVSAALEKHNQDHQQASKYELIQLLPEGKELLIPATGNVFYAMTSSSVDFLLRKKGGNTPLSSTPINTETSATFPRIKAKGRRLVRTLF is encoded by the exons ATGTGGGTGGGCCCGGGAGCTCGCCACCGCTTCAGGTGTGTCTTTGTGAGCCACACCATAAGTGACCTCTGCACCACTGCGACGCAACTAGGTCACCGGCGACAGACGTCAAGGCAGATGAGAGAACATGTGGAGCTCCAGAACAACCTTTCTCCCTTCATCCTGAAGGTCTCCAGGAAGCTCCGGGGTTGCTCCCTGTCCGGACTTGCCGGAGCAAAG GCCGACCCCTCGGTGATGAAGACCACCTGGTACTGTCCCCTGGATCTG TCcacagtggtggaggaggagaacgacGGGATCATCTACACCGTGGTGGTGAAACAGCAGCACGGCGCCCCCACCAGTCCACTT TCCTCCATCTCTCGCTCTCAGTGTGTGAAGGCAGGAACGGAGGAGAAGCTGGTGCTGCATCTGCTTCACTCCTTCTCTCTGGGAGACTCCTCCTTCGTCTccatcttcctctccacctaCAGATCCTTCACTTCCACGGCCAGAGTGCTGGACATCCTCATCGACAG GCTTGAAGACCCGCccggagagagtgagaggagtCTCACCCGGCAGGCATTCAACAA AGCCGTGTGCTCGGTCTTCAGCGCCTGGCTGACGGAGTTCCCCGAGGACTTCCAGGGTCTCGGGGAGCCCTCCCGCCTCCTCAGGCTGGCCCCCCTCCTCCCGCAGGACTCCACCTCTGCGGTGGATCTGCGAGCTCGAGTCTTGAGGGTCGCGGAGGAGCTGAGCGAGCGAGCGCTGCTGCCTGACGCCTCCAGAG ATGTgatctctcctccctctgcgcCCCCCCATCCAGGGAGCTTCGAGCCCACCAACATCTTGGAGTTCCCGGCTGCCATCGTGGCCGAACAGCTGACCCGGATAGAGACG GAGCTGTTCGTGCGTCTGGTGCCGTACCACTGCCTCGGCTCGCTCTGGTCTCAGCGGGACAAGAAGGGGAGAGAGGGGGTCTGCTGGTCGGTCAGGGCCACCGTCCGTCAGTTCAACAAGCTGGCCAACGCGGTGCTGGCCTCCAGCCTCTGGACCACCGAGCTGCGCAGCCAGCAGAGGGCCCGGCTGCTGGAGAAGTGGATCAGCATCGCAGAG GAGTGTCGCGCACGAAAGAACTTCTCCTCGCTGTACGCCATCGTGTCGGCGCTGCAGAGTAACCCCATCCACCGGCTCCGGAGGACATGGCAGGACACAGACAG GGAGGCGCTGAGGAGATACGAGGAGCTCTCGGAAATCTTCTCTGACAAGGACAACTACTCTCAGAGCCGGGAGTTGCTGAAGGAG GAAGGGACGTCAAAATACGCAAACCTGGACTCCCGACTGAACAATAAATTTGTGAACAAG TCTGGTGTTCAGGGCACCGTGCCCTACCTGGGCATCTTCCTCACTGACCTCACCATGCTGGACGCAGCCGTCAAAGACCGACTGGAC AACGGCTACATCaacttcgacaagcgacggagA GAGTTTGAGGTTCTGGCTCAGATCCGTTTGCTCCAGTCTTCCTGTAAGAACTGCGTCTTCACGGCGGATCCGACCTTTACACGCTGGTACCACAGCGTCCCCACACTGagcgaggaggagag CTACAGACTGTCCAATGAGATTGAGTCGCCCAGTGAGCCCAGTCCCCGCGGTCAAACCCCAGCGGTCATCATCACGCAGTGTCCAGA CCTGAGTTCTTCTCGGACCAGTCTTCCCGGAGACAGCGACAGCCTCTTCGACTTCCCCTCTCCCGTCAACAACCTGCTCTCAAAGCTAACCAAG CACATGAGATCACCGTCCGTCTCCTGCCTGGACGTCGATACGTCGCCCCCCACCAACGACTCCACCCCCGCCACGCTGACGCCCTCCAGTCCAACCAAGTCTCACCGCCGCTCCGCCTCCTGCGGCACCAACCCTGCCACCAATACGCCAGGGTCCGGCCCAGACATGCGGATCATCCGGATCAGAATGGACCTCCAGGACGGAAACTTGTACCGGAGCATCCTG GTGACCAGCAACGACAAGACGCCCACCGTGGTCAGTGCCGCCTTAGAGAAGCACAACCAGGACCACCAACAGGCTTCCAAGTATGAGCTGATCCAACTGCTGCCTGAAGGCAAAG AACTTCTGATTCCAGCAACGGGGAACGTCTTCTATGCCATGACCTCCTCCAGCGTGGACTTCCTGCTGAGGAAAAAAGGCGGGAACACCCCTCTCAGCTCCACGCCAATCAACACGGAGACGAGCGCCACCTTTCCTCGAATCAAAGCCAAAGGCCGCAGACTTGTCAGGACTCTGTTTTGA
- the rgl2 gene encoding ral guanine nucleotide dissociation stimulator-like 2 isoform X3, with the protein MLPRNLRPGAYDLPGAESNSIPLIGYRPLSPDGGAKLGRGNGGSEQEAPQADPSVMKTTWYCPLDLSTVVEEENDGIIYTVVVKQQHGAPTSPLSSISRSQCVKAGTEEKLVLHLLHSFSLGDSSFVSIFLSTYRSFTSTARVLDILIDRLEDPPGESERSLTRQAFNKAVCSVFSAWLTEFPEDFQGLGEPSRLLRLAPLLPQDSTSAVDLRARVLRVAEELSERALLPDASRADVISPPSAPPHPGSFEPTNILEFPAAIVAEQLTRIETELFVRLVPYHCLGSLWSQRDKKGREGVCWSVRATVRQFNKLANAVLASSLWTTELRSQQRARLLEKWISIAEECRARKNFSSLYAIVSALQSNPIHRLRRTWQDTDREALRRYEELSEIFSDKDNYSQSRELLKEEGTSKYANLDSRLNNKFVNKSGVQGTVPYLGIFLTDLTMLDAAVKDRLDNGYINFDKRRREFEVLAQIRLLQSSCKNCVFTADPTFTRWYHSVPTLSEEESYRLSNEIESPSEPSPRGQTPAVIITQCPDLSSSRTSLPGDSDSLFDFPSPVNNLLSKLTKHMRSPSVSCLDVDTSPPTNDSTPATLTPSSPTKSHRRSASCGTNPATNTPGSGPDMRIIRIRMDLQDGNLYRSILVTSNDKTPTVVSAALEKHNQDHQQASKYELIQLLPEGKELLIPATGNVFYAMTSSSVDFLLRKKGGNTPLSSTPINTETSATFPRIKAKGRRLVRTLF; encoded by the exons ATGCTTCCTCGAAACCTTCGCCCAGGCGCGTACGACCTTCCCGGAGCAGAGTCCAACAGCATACCTCTCATCGGCTACCGACCTCTGTCGCCTGATGGGGGCGCTAAGTTGGGACGAGGGAACGGAGGCAGCGAGCAGGAGGCGCCACAG GCCGACCCCTCGGTGATGAAGACCACCTGGTACTGTCCCCTGGATCTG TCcacagtggtggaggaggagaacgacGGGATCATCTACACCGTGGTGGTGAAACAGCAGCACGGCGCCCCCACCAGTCCACTT TCCTCCATCTCTCGCTCTCAGTGTGTGAAGGCAGGAACGGAGGAGAAGCTGGTGCTGCATCTGCTTCACTCCTTCTCTCTGGGAGACTCCTCCTTCGTCTccatcttcctctccacctaCAGATCCTTCACTTCCACGGCCAGAGTGCTGGACATCCTCATCGACAG GCTTGAAGACCCGCccggagagagtgagaggagtCTCACCCGGCAGGCATTCAACAA AGCCGTGTGCTCGGTCTTCAGCGCCTGGCTGACGGAGTTCCCCGAGGACTTCCAGGGTCTCGGGGAGCCCTCCCGCCTCCTCAGGCTGGCCCCCCTCCTCCCGCAGGACTCCACCTCTGCGGTGGATCTGCGAGCTCGAGTCTTGAGGGTCGCGGAGGAGCTGAGCGAGCGAGCGCTGCTGCCTGACGCCTCCAGAG CAGATGTgatctctcctccctctgcgcCCCCCCATCCAGGGAGCTTCGAGCCCACCAACATCTTGGAGTTCCCGGCTGCCATCGTGGCCGAACAGCTGACCCGGATAGAGACG GAGCTGTTCGTGCGTCTGGTGCCGTACCACTGCCTCGGCTCGCTCTGGTCTCAGCGGGACAAGAAGGGGAGAGAGGGGGTCTGCTGGTCGGTCAGGGCCACCGTCCGTCAGTTCAACAAGCTGGCCAACGCGGTGCTGGCCTCCAGCCTCTGGACCACCGAGCTGCGCAGCCAGCAGAGGGCCCGGCTGCTGGAGAAGTGGATCAGCATCGCAGAG GAGTGTCGCGCACGAAAGAACTTCTCCTCGCTGTACGCCATCGTGTCGGCGCTGCAGAGTAACCCCATCCACCGGCTCCGGAGGACATGGCAGGACACAGACAG GGAGGCGCTGAGGAGATACGAGGAGCTCTCGGAAATCTTCTCTGACAAGGACAACTACTCTCAGAGCCGGGAGTTGCTGAAGGAG GAAGGGACGTCAAAATACGCAAACCTGGACTCCCGACTGAACAATAAATTTGTGAACAAG TCTGGTGTTCAGGGCACCGTGCCCTACCTGGGCATCTTCCTCACTGACCTCACCATGCTGGACGCAGCCGTCAAAGACCGACTGGAC AACGGCTACATCaacttcgacaagcgacggagA GAGTTTGAGGTTCTGGCTCAGATCCGTTTGCTCCAGTCTTCCTGTAAGAACTGCGTCTTCACGGCGGATCCGACCTTTACACGCTGGTACCACAGCGTCCCCACACTGagcgaggaggagag CTACAGACTGTCCAATGAGATTGAGTCGCCCAGTGAGCCCAGTCCCCGCGGTCAAACCCCAGCGGTCATCATCACGCAGTGTCCAGA CCTGAGTTCTTCTCGGACCAGTCTTCCCGGAGACAGCGACAGCCTCTTCGACTTCCCCTCTCCCGTCAACAACCTGCTCTCAAAGCTAACCAAG CACATGAGATCACCGTCCGTCTCCTGCCTGGACGTCGATACGTCGCCCCCCACCAACGACTCCACCCCCGCCACGCTGACGCCCTCCAGTCCAACCAAGTCTCACCGCCGCTCCGCCTCCTGCGGCACCAACCCTGCCACCAATACGCCAGGGTCCGGCCCAGACATGCGGATCATCCGGATCAGAATGGACCTCCAGGACGGAAACTTGTACCGGAGCATCCTG GTGACCAGCAACGACAAGACGCCCACCGTGGTCAGTGCCGCCTTAGAGAAGCACAACCAGGACCACCAACAGGCTTCCAAGTATGAGCTGATCCAACTGCTGCCTGAAGGCAAAG AACTTCTGATTCCAGCAACGGGGAACGTCTTCTATGCCATGACCTCCTCCAGCGTGGACTTCCTGCTGAGGAAAAAAGGCGGGAACACCCCTCTCAGCTCCACGCCAATCAACACGGAGACGAGCGCCACCTTTCCTCGAATCAAAGCCAAAGGCCGCAGACTTGTCAGGACTCTGTTTTGA